The DNA segment tatatactttataggcaCGAAGATGCCTTCTTCTTTCTGTtaccggcacaaagttataatacccttctattcttattatattatatgtagcATGTATAATTATTAACTTACTATTAAAGGTGTATTCCACAATTCttcgaaattcattttaagcaccaaaattggaaaattgttaaattatttaatcttTCATGAAGCGCTGTCTAGCTGAAAGTGACTAGAACTATAGTTAACTTATGAACTGCATTATAAATTCGATGACAGCTAAATCAAAGCGTGGtaagaatgaaaataaatttgtaggCTAATAAAATTGGCATAATCCAATGTGATGGTGATATTTCTCTTAGAGTTGTTCGGaatccatttttatttttgtgttattcCATTAAGTATTCCATTACATAAACAGTGTGGTAAGAATTGAGCGCTAAGAActaaatacatatgcatgtatttgcGCATCGAGTGTTTTAGTTGTTCTATGTTAATTAAGAGGAGAGTTTCATCTTGAGCATCTGGCCGTGtggtaaataatatttacatatctCGGCATTTGCATAGCTAACGACAAAAACTGTACCCTACTCTCTGTATCTCTGTGGTTGGTATAAAACTAAGCCACCCATGAGAACCTCATTCTTCCTCCTTTTAGAGCAGGTCTAACCCTTCGTCTAAGAGACCCTGCAGCAGTTTACAAATTAATGCGAACTCGCACGTGTTAATTCAAGGATGTGCTGCTGGCGCTACTTTATCCTTTTCTGCACAAGAGAGGGATGTGTGTGCgacgagagagaaagagtatTTGGTATGAATTTGCATATTAGAAAAAGTTTTGTGCTTGTGAAATGTCAGTTTAATATGCGTGAAGTAGTTTTGTCTGCTTGTAAAATGCGCTTAAGAAAAACTAAACTTTCCACAGTCTCcatctcagtctcagcctcaaCCCCAACCTGAAACAGTTCGTGGGcggcataaataattaaaaggcAAATGTTGGGAATCTGCTAAAGACATATTGCCCAAGTCGAATGTTTACTTTGCGCTTTGTTGAAACTATTTaagaattacaatttatttgctgtaaCTCtccatttattataaatgcgacctctctcttcttctcatTCCAGTTTGTTCAATTCGGTCGAAGTTTCGGTTTCGGGTTTTTTGCGAGACAACCTGTGAGCTCTTCTCGGCAAACATGAACTGTATGAGGATGACCAGGTAAGTGACGACCGCTGCACACATCTGCAAGAGTTCAAGAgtttaatatttcattcttCCTTTACAGTGAAACTCATGCAACTGACACTGCTCAGCAAATGCAGATTGAGGCTAAAGAAGTCCTTGGCCGTCAACACGAACCGCTGATGCAGAGTCTGCAATAGAAACTCACAGACCAAATCGTTATAACGCTTGCTACCCAACGGTTTAACCAGCTTGGAGATAAGGCAACCGATCTGACGACTCTGAAAGAGGGAAAtgtaaattatacatattccTACCTCTACGACTTTCTCACATGATTGTAACTCTGCTGACAGTGCCAGCAAATGGCCGAGAAGAGCAGCACCATGTTGACAGTGAGCGCAAAGTGAATGAGCAGCATTGCCGACGACGTGGGCCTCTGCATGAGGTTCTTCACCACCCAATACGAGTTGAAAACGAAGCTGACAAAGAACACTATGAATATGGTCAACAGACTGATGCCATAGCCCAAGTTGAGTTGGGCAAACAAATGATTCAGTTCGCTGTAGCGTTTCTTCAACTGAATCAGTGGCTCAACCTCTGGACGCTGTCGCTGACGAATCGATTGCTGCCTGGCAAGTAGCACGAGACTCTCGCGAACACTGGCCACCTGCACATTGGCTGCCAGCACGTCGATGAAGAAGGCAAAGAGTTTGAACTGCAACGCTACGGAACTGGGTGTGACAATCCAAAAGAGTGCCAAGGGTCCTTCGTCGCCGTGAAGCAAAAGGCGCGAGACGTAGACAACGATCTGTGCCGCAATGGTGGGGAATATGAGAAAGCAACTGGACACGGTGACAGCACGATGATGATCAAAGTAATTGCATTGCTGCAGCCGGAGGGAATGAAGTCGACGACGCTGCACAAAAGTATCGAAGAGAACAACAACGTGTCCGACTGTGAGCAGCAGAAAAAGTGTATGAGAAATAAGACAGTCAAGTGTGCACTCGTCAAAGTCCGAGGATCTAGTTGCTGTGCGTGTCCAGATCACGGGATACCAGCACATCCAAAAGcccagaagcagcagctgcaaccgATGGAAACTCGTGTGCCAGCAAACGCCAAAGAAACAGACGCAAATTTGGAAAAACAAACGCGCTACACTCAACAGCTTCATGATGACTAAATACGGACTAAGTTTGGAACTTAACCAAAGCAAACTCAGGCAAAAAAGTGCAGCGTCAGCAGAGTGATACATCAAGTTGACAGCATTTACTTACGTTCTGAGTGCTTGCATCGCCGTACCAGAAAAGCGAGGTGATCAACGAGCCCATGGCAAAGCAAGTGGCACTGTTGTAGACCAACATATAGAGCTGTTGATCCTGATAGGCCTCGGTGATGATCCAGTATGCATTGGAAACGAACTCAAAGCCGCACATCACCTGCAATCCCAACATGCCCCAGCCGTAGCAATCGCTGAACGTTTCGTAGCACTCGAAGATGCAGTCGTAGGTCAAACGCAGCGTCTGCAAATGTCGATCTTCCTGCTGGCCAAAGGGTTGCCAAATATCGTTGCTGTCCGCCAAACAAAGTAGCGAGTGACGCAGCTGCAGCGCCCGTTGATTCATCTCGATGACCTGCTCCAGCAGCTGCACATATCGTATGCGCAGCAGCCACATTTGTGGCATGGTTATCGCCAGCACTGGGGAAACTTTCGCTCTCGAATTGGCCCAAAACTTGGCCGCATCCGAGACGAGCTGTGTGGCAATGAGCATGAAGAGACGCAGCGCACGACGCGGACAACCTCGGGACATGGCTAAGCGTTGCATCTGCAGTTGGGATTGAAAGCGCAAGTCTTGGAGACGTTCCTGGGAACGCTGTTTAAATATGCTCTCGATTTGCAGCAGCACGCCCAGCATGGAGTAGCCGAGGAACAACGCTGAGCCAGTTATGTAGCTGATGGTCAAACCTTTCTCCTTCCACAAGAATCTAATGCCAGAGTAGATCATTatgtaaaagtaaagtaaCCAAATGCAGCGCAGCAATAAAGCGAAAAGCAAACGAATAAACTGCGAGCCAGGCGGCAGAGGCAACAATCCCATCAGCCAGTAGACGACTTGGAGACAGCGCGCGGCGAGACACTCGAAGGACTTCATGCCGATTCCGGAATGGAACTGTGCCAAGTGAATAAGGTaggaaaaactaaaattactTGTAATATATGATAGAGGAAGCGATACATCACAAAATGACAGGCTAAATGAGGCAA comes from the Drosophila sulfurigaster albostrigata strain 15112-1811.04 chromosome 2L, ASM2355843v2, whole genome shotgun sequence genome and includes:
- the LOC133850895 gene encoding gustatory receptor 23a isoform X1, yielding MKSFECLAARCLQVVYWLMGLLPLPPGSQFIRLLFALLLRCIWLLYFYIMIYSGIRFLWKEKGLTISYITGSALFLGYSMLGVLLQIESIFKQRSQERLQDLRFQSQLQMQRLAMSRGCPRRALRLFMLIATQLVSDAAKFWANSRAKVSPVLAITMPQMWLLRIRYVQLLEQVIEMNQRALQLRHSLLCLADSNDIWQPFGQQEDRHLQTLRLTYDCIFECYETFSDCYGWGMLGLQVMCGFEFVSNAYWIITEAYQDQQLYMLVYNSATCFAMGSLITSLFWYGDASTQNSRQIGCLISKLVKPLGSKRYNDLVCEFLLQTLHQRFVLTAKDFFSLNLHLLSSMCAAVVTYLVILIQFMFAEKSSQVVSQKTRNRNFDRIEQTGMRRRERSHL
- the LOC133850895 gene encoding uncharacterized protein LOC133850895 isoform X2, which codes for MKSFECLAARCLQVVYWLMGLLPLPPGSQFIRLLFALLLRCIWLLYFYIMIYSGIRFLWKEKGLTISYITGSALFLGYSMLGVLLQIESIFKQRSQERLQDLRFQSQLQMQRLAMSRGCPRRALRLFMLIATQLVSDAAKFWANSRAKVSPVLAITMPQMWLLRIRYVQLLEQVIEMNQRALQLRHSLLCLADSNDIWQPFGQQEDRHLQTLRLTYDCIFECYETFSDCYGWGMLGLQVMCGFEFVSNAYWIITEAYQDQQLYMLVYNSATCFAMGSLITSLFWYGDASTQNSRQIGCLISKLVKPLGSKRYNDLVYVCSGRHLPGHPHTVHVCREELTGCLAKNPKPKLRPN